Proteins from a single region of Fodinibius sp. Rm-B-1B1-1:
- a CDS encoding aspartate aminotransferase family protein, with protein sequence MSNKDSFYEHVAQTSDAPMGLEIARAEGPYIYTTDGKEYVDFISGIAVSSLGHRHPNVVEAVKRQVDRHLHVMVYGEFIQEPQSAYAELLTSQLPDKLDRVYFVNSGTEANEGALKLAKKYTGRHKFVGFHHGYHGDTHGSLSVTGRDVYRDPYLPLLPDVDFLDFNSFDGLETIDGETAAVIMEPIQGEGGIIPANKEWLQAVRRRCNEVGALLIFDEIQTGFYRTGSLFAFQGYDVMPDIMSLAKAMGGGMPMGAFVSSSEIFEVFKHDPPLNHVTTFGGHPVSCAAAHATLTELLSDDYGGRATKIEQIAKKELTADGISEIRGVGAMLGMELADRDLTQKVVEACFKKGIILGWTLHSNTLVRLAPPLIIEEQLLRETLRSINRQVNRFSE encoded by the coding sequence TTGAGTAACAAAGATTCTTTTTACGAGCACGTAGCCCAAACCAGCGATGCGCCAATGGGATTGGAGATAGCCCGTGCTGAAGGTCCCTATATTTACACAACTGATGGCAAAGAGTATGTTGATTTTATTTCCGGTATTGCAGTGAGCAGTTTGGGACACCGTCATCCCAATGTTGTGGAGGCCGTTAAGCGTCAGGTTGATCGGCACTTGCATGTGATGGTGTACGGTGAGTTCATCCAGGAGCCGCAGTCAGCTTATGCTGAATTGCTGACGTCCCAATTGCCGGATAAATTGGACCGCGTTTATTTTGTAAACAGTGGTACCGAGGCTAATGAAGGAGCCCTCAAATTAGCCAAGAAGTATACGGGTCGTCATAAGTTTGTGGGATTTCATCATGGTTATCACGGCGATACGCACGGATCGCTGAGCGTAACAGGCCGAGATGTATATCGCGATCCGTACTTGCCACTGTTACCCGATGTCGACTTCTTGGATTTCAACAGTTTTGATGGATTAGAAACTATTGATGGAGAAACGGCAGCTGTAATTATGGAACCGATTCAGGGCGAAGGGGGGATTATCCCCGCAAACAAAGAGTGGCTGCAAGCAGTACGCCGACGTTGTAATGAGGTGGGGGCACTGCTTATTTTTGATGAGATCCAGACGGGTTTTTACCGTACGGGTTCGCTGTTTGCTTTCCAGGGATATGACGTTATGCCTGATATTATGAGTCTGGCTAAGGCAATGGGGGGAGGTATGCCAATGGGAGCTTTTGTATCCTCATCTGAAATTTTTGAAGTATTTAAGCATGATCCGCCCTTAAATCATGTGACGACTTTTGGTGGTCATCCCGTATCGTGTGCTGCGGCACATGCTACGCTTACGGAGTTGTTGTCGGATGATTATGGAGGTCGGGCAACAAAGATTGAGCAAATTGCGAAAAAAGAATTAACCGCAGATGGAATTTCTGAAATCCGTGGTGTGGGAGCGATGTTAGGTATGGAATTGGCTGATCGGGACCTTACGCAAAAGGTAGTTGAAGCATGTTTTAAGAAGGGAATCATCCTTGGGTGGACCCTTCACTCAAATACATTGGTACGATTGGCGCCGCCGTTAATCATTGAAGAGCAATTGCTTCGAGAAACTTTGCGTAGTATTAATCGACAAGTGAATCGATTTTCAGAGTAG
- a CDS encoding homoserine kinase, whose amino-acid sequence MVDRYQYVKVFAPASVANVSCGFDVMGFALDHPGDEIVARRTEEPGIQISKVTGEHGVLPTSVNENTAGVAARALLEQFDREVGIELEIHKKMPLGSGLGSSAASSVGAVVAVNHLLGLPYETDELLAFAAEGERVACGTPHLDNVAPSLFGGFVFIRSSAPQDVIELDCPKPLFATVVHPHIKIRTEDTRKILRRDIPLQKAVTQWGNVGGLVAGLLKGDYELISRSMQDVIIEPIRSVLIPGFAEVKEAALNTGALGSGISGSGPSIFALSSDKETATAVGEAMRQKFKEIGLDNEVYISPINTEGPQVLEKA is encoded by the coding sequence ATGGTTGATCGATATCAATATGTAAAAGTATTTGCCCCGGCTTCGGTTGCTAACGTGAGCTGTGGTTTTGATGTGATGGGATTTGCACTCGACCATCCCGGTGATGAAATCGTAGCACGAAGAACAGAAGAACCGGGAATCCAAATATCAAAAGTAACTGGTGAACATGGTGTGCTGCCTACCTCGGTAAATGAGAATACGGCGGGAGTAGCGGCCCGGGCGCTGTTAGAACAGTTTGACAGGGAGGTGGGGATTGAACTCGAAATCCACAAGAAGATGCCGTTGGGCAGTGGACTTGGGTCGAGCGCAGCTAGTTCAGTAGGGGCAGTGGTAGCGGTTAATCACTTGCTGGGATTACCCTATGAAACTGATGAATTGCTGGCCTTCGCCGCCGAAGGCGAACGCGTGGCCTGCGGTACGCCTCATCTGGATAATGTGGCCCCATCGCTGTTCGGAGGGTTTGTTTTTATCCGCAGTAGTGCTCCTCAGGATGTTATCGAGTTGGATTGTCCGAAGCCATTATTTGCTACCGTCGTACATCCTCACATAAAGATTAGGACAGAAGATACCCGGAAAATTTTGCGGCGCGATATTCCATTACAAAAAGCGGTAACGCAATGGGGGAATGTGGGCGGCTTGGTAGCGGGACTTTTAAAAGGTGATTATGAGCTCATCTCTCGTTCAATGCAGGATGTAATAATTGAGCCGATCCGGTCGGTGTTGATTCCCGGCTTTGCCGAGGTTAAGGAAGCTGCATTGAATACAGGAGCGTTGGGCAGCGGTATTTCCGGATCAGGTCCTTCAATATTTGCGCTCTCTTCTGACAAAGAAACAGCAACAGCCGTAGGAGAAGCAATGCGGCAAAAATTTAAAGAAATCGGGCTGGATAACGAGGTGTATATCTCTCCAATTAATACAGAAGGTCCCCAAGTTCTGGAAAAGGCATGA
- a CDS encoding GIY-YIG nuclease family protein, whose product MAYRNYSGKNGFVYFLSNYNRNVLYIGVTGELDKRILDHKFGQGSKFTSKYNLKILLYFEEYPNINEAIEREKQLKNWHRKWKFNLIKKSNPELKDLWGQID is encoded by the coding sequence ATGGCTTACAGAAATTATTCTGGTAAAAATGGGTTCGTTTATTTTTTGTCGAACTATAACAGAAATGTGCTATATATCGGTGTTACAGGTGAATTGGATAAAAGAATACTTGATCATAAATTTGGCCAAGGTTCAAAGTTCACTTCAAAATATAATTTGAAAATCCTATTATACTTCGAGGAATATCCAAATATTAATGAAGCGATAGAAAGAGAAAAACAACTTAAAAACTGGCATCGAAAATGGAAGTTTAATTTGATTAAAAAATCAAATCCAGAATTAAAAGACTTATGGGGTCAGATTGACTAA
- the thrC gene encoding threonine synthase — MKYISTNDKTPPVSFSEAALQGLAPDGGLYLPQSWPQLPNSFWDQLGQKSLQDIGFEVSRLFVDSLEDELLEENISEALNFDAPLVSLGNHVYVLELFHGPTLAFKDFGARFMSRIFSAMRGGSDQDLVILAATSGDTGSAVAQGFLGVEGIQVCLLYPKGKVSYIQEQQLTTAGQNVTALEVEGTFDDCQRMVKAAFSDRSLNEKLQLSSANSINIARLIPQMFYYYYAIGQLREGNPPIFCVPSGNFGNLTAGLMAQKTGMPAAGFIAATNANDVVPEFLEHGEFHPRSSKRTISNAMDVGNPSNFARIVHLFDGDYQKIKQKIWGASFSDSQTRQAIKEVYREHDYLMDPHTAVGYRAVQQYTASEQGYFSESESTPKIILSTAHPAKFGDVIEPVISAKIDIPARLKTCLNKEKQSVEMSDDYDDLKKWLMDSYR; from the coding sequence ATGAAGTATATCAGCACAAATGATAAAACACCTCCTGTATCATTTTCGGAGGCCGCCCTTCAAGGGTTGGCGCCCGATGGGGGATTGTATCTTCCTCAATCCTGGCCGCAGTTACCTAATTCATTTTGGGATCAGCTTGGCCAGAAAAGTTTGCAGGATATTGGTTTTGAAGTTTCTCGATTGTTTGTTGATAGCCTTGAGGATGAGCTGCTTGAAGAAAATATTAGTGAAGCCCTAAATTTCGATGCTCCGCTGGTTTCATTGGGCAATCACGTATATGTGTTAGAATTATTCCACGGACCCACTTTGGCCTTTAAGGATTTTGGTGCCCGTTTTATGTCGAGGATATTCTCGGCAATGCGAGGGGGATCTGATCAGGATTTGGTGATTTTAGCTGCCACCTCAGGAGATACCGGGAGCGCTGTGGCACAGGGATTCTTAGGTGTAGAAGGGATTCAGGTTTGCCTGCTCTACCCCAAAGGAAAAGTAAGTTATATTCAAGAACAGCAGCTAACTACGGCGGGACAAAATGTGACGGCGCTCGAAGTAGAAGGCACGTTTGACGATTGCCAGCGGATGGTAAAAGCGGCGTTTTCGGACCGGTCGCTGAACGAAAAATTGCAGCTTAGTTCGGCTAACTCTATTAATATTGCGCGACTTATTCCACAGATGTTTTATTACTATTATGCTATTGGCCAGTTGCGGGAAGGCAATCCGCCGATTTTTTGTGTCCCCAGTGGAAATTTTGGCAATTTAACAGCGGGATTGATGGCGCAAAAAACGGGGATGCCGGCTGCAGGTTTTATAGCTGCGACCAATGCAAATGATGTAGTCCCTGAATTTTTAGAGCATGGTGAGTTTCATCCCCGATCTTCGAAAAGAACGATCTCAAACGCTATGGATGTGGGAAATCCCAGTAATTTTGCTCGTATTGTTCATCTGTTTGATGGAGATTATCAAAAGATAAAACAAAAAATTTGGGGAGCCTCCTTTTCTGATTCCCAAACTCGGCAGGCAATAAAGGAAGTCTACCGTGAACACGATTACCTAATGGATCCCCATACGGCCGTAGGATACAGGGCGGTACAACAATATACTGCCTCGGAGCAAGGGTATTTTAGTGAAAGTGAGTCCACACCAAAAATTATTTTATCTACTGCACATCCTGCAAAATTTGGGGATGTGATTGAGCCTGTTATCAGTGCGAAAATTGATATACCCGCCCGGCTTAAAACGTGTTTAAATAAAGAGAAACAAAGTGTGGAGATGTCAGACGATTACGATGATTTAAAAAAGTGGCTGATGGATTCATACCGATGA
- a CDS encoding UbiA family prenyltransferase — translation MKAMRAANRNLVKELWHFVLHLRWHYQLFILSGGFLLGGLLSSGLEIWSFIIQFLNVHLLLFGGATVYNSYWDKDEGPIGGLKHPPKIVPWMWGASLIFQFIGFGIAIREGVVFTGIYGSSMFFFWLYSTPLARWKGHPIKSLVAIGVSTGLNAVLMGYLAAGNSQLPFWVLVAALGASLLLLSLYPISQIYQQDEDRKRGDRTFAVRYGKRGVERFFIGGFTSGLVLVALAMGQSHVMLSVLFGVVGLLILIVVYQIISSLDSTEGDYSTVMWIKYGTSLGFVCFLIASIILKHIEIDGISWVAKLLLE, via the coding sequence ATGAAAGCCATGAGAGCAGCCAATCGAAATTTAGTGAAGGAGTTGTGGCATTTTGTGCTGCACCTGCGGTGGCATTACCAGCTGTTTATTTTATCCGGTGGTTTCTTGTTAGGGGGATTGTTGAGCTCGGGCTTGGAGATATGGTCGTTCATAATACAGTTTTTGAATGTTCACTTGCTGCTTTTTGGGGGTGCCACGGTTTATAATTCGTATTGGGATAAGGATGAAGGTCCTATTGGGGGGCTCAAACATCCCCCGAAAATAGTACCATGGATGTGGGGCGCTTCGTTGATTTTTCAATTTATAGGTTTTGGAATAGCGATAAGAGAAGGAGTTGTGTTCACAGGCATTTATGGATCGAGTATGTTTTTTTTCTGGCTGTATTCTACACCACTGGCACGATGGAAAGGTCATCCCATAAAAAGCTTGGTGGCCATCGGTGTGAGTACGGGCTTAAACGCTGTGTTAATGGGTTATCTGGCAGCTGGAAATTCTCAACTGCCATTTTGGGTGTTGGTGGCTGCTCTGGGAGCATCGTTATTGTTGCTTAGCTTATATCCCATATCACAAATTTATCAGCAGGATGAAGACCGAAAACGCGGAGATCGGACGTTTGCTGTGCGTTATGGGAAAAGGGGAGTTGAGCGATTTTTTATAGGGGGTTTTACGAGCGGGTTGGTACTCGTAGCTTTGGCAATGGGACAATCACACGTGATGTTGTCGGTGCTTTTTGGAGTTGTTGGACTGCTGATTTTGATAGTCGTATATCAAATTATTTCTTCTTTGGATAGTACGGAAGGTGACTATTCTACAGTTATGTGGATAAAATATGGAACGTCATTGGGTTTTGTATGCTTTCTAATTGCGAGCATTATCTTAAAGCATATCGAGATTGATGGAATATCTTGGGTTGCCAAATTGTTGTTAGAGTAA
- a CDS encoding 3-methyladenine DNA glycosylase, translating to MISTETKMPAYILKQLSPKQWQQQKHNHSQAISELIDDYLERRSHQQKDPVLDFLFEYYAFRPSYLKRWSPGLGTLLKDSSVNDWMFDEMETTGGNCFLDIRHFDKDRISAVKWILNVLEQSLDRKPSFGCFGMHEWAMVYKADRVRHDYLSLRMDKDELAEFVESRPLVCTHFDAFRFFTDEAKPQNKFALNRDTFAEMEQPGCLHTNMDLYKWGFKMYPWISSNTIRQAFELAIETRVMDMKASPYDLRDRGLEPIKIETDKGRQEYMQKQMSIYEKSQPIRRQLIKEYKHLLETLSK from the coding sequence ATGATTTCCACAGAAACAAAAATGCCAGCATACATTCTCAAGCAGTTGTCACCGAAACAGTGGCAGCAACAAAAACATAACCATTCCCAAGCGATCAGTGAGCTCATTGACGATTATCTTGAGCGTCGATCCCATCAACAGAAAGATCCCGTGCTCGATTTCCTCTTTGAATACTACGCTTTTCGTCCCTCCTACTTAAAACGCTGGTCGCCGGGGTTAGGAACATTGTTAAAGGACAGCTCTGTCAACGACTGGATGTTTGATGAAATGGAAACCACCGGCGGCAACTGTTTTCTTGACATTCGACATTTTGATAAAGATCGCATTTCTGCCGTCAAGTGGATTTTAAATGTACTGGAGCAATCGCTTGACCGAAAACCTTCGTTTGGGTGTTTTGGAATGCATGAGTGGGCCATGGTTTACAAAGCTGATCGCGTTCGACATGATTATCTTTCCCTGCGCATGGACAAAGATGAGCTTGCGGAGTTCGTAGAATCACGTCCGTTGGTTTGCACACATTTTGACGCTTTCCGCTTTTTTACGGATGAGGCCAAGCCCCAAAATAAGTTTGCACTCAATCGCGATACCTTTGCCGAGATGGAACAGCCGGGCTGTCTGCATACGAATATGGATCTATATAAATGGGGATTCAAAATGTATCCCTGGATTTCGAGTAATACTATTCGTCAGGCCTTTGAATTAGCCATTGAAACACGTGTTATGGATATGAAAGCCAGTCCCTATGACCTGCGCGACCGAGGGTTGGAACCCATTAAGATTGAAACTGACAAGGGACGTCAAGAATATATGCAAAAACAGATGTCCATTTATGAAAAGTCACAACCCATTCGACGTCAGCTTATTAAAGAATATAAGCACCTGTTAGAGACCCTTTCTAAATAG
- the thrC gene encoding threonine synthase — protein sequence MASATTNYELKCVANGHLNSEEETTTYCTQCDSVLRVFYDATSDDIQYPLKELVPDPMKTHPSALKKLDRLSDEYGADLWAKLEFEHPTGCFKDRGSYIEVQKARELGADAICLASTGNMAASVAAYACYFKIPCFVFVPEKTTDAKIAQATIFNANIIRIKGDFSTCEALCRKFAKSGNYYLAGDYVFREEGQKSFAYELLEQGADDFDYIFVPVGCGTNFGAIWKGFTELKESGQISERPKMIAIQPEQSSPVVEGIFKKVKIIKKQVNTMAQSVAASDPVDFHKVLLGIEESDGSAFTVSEDEILQSLKEMAVEEGHFTEPACALPLAAFKNNMDAFKDKKCLFVLTGSGLKDTKVVAKHSLSSPVLSPDIDKVTNYIKSGFIEMQKDSWGKSRDTFMANLEMDEDHEQLYNDYVSKINKKGKTLSNNEIEVLQSLIFNEDLDLDYPAEVLDYKLTMRKHGLVQAAVKLDLQGEEIISEAKGVGPIDAILSAIRAETNSVFHLEVKNHEVDILSPDTDSLVVVTLTLANNDQEWVSKGASPDTLEAVIQAFTKGLAIAMKSTVT from the coding sequence ATGGCAAGTGCAACAACAAACTACGAGTTAAAATGCGTAGCTAACGGACACCTTAACTCTGAAGAAGAAACCACAACCTATTGTACCCAATGCGATAGTGTGCTGCGCGTATTTTATGATGCCACTTCTGATGATATTCAGTATCCGCTAAAAGAGCTGGTGCCCGACCCGATGAAAACTCATCCTTCAGCTCTCAAAAAATTAGACCGACTGTCGGATGAATATGGTGCCGACCTCTGGGCGAAACTTGAATTTGAACATCCCACAGGCTGTTTTAAAGATCGCGGCAGCTATATTGAGGTACAGAAAGCCCGAGAGCTTGGTGCTGATGCTATATGCCTGGCCTCAACAGGAAATATGGCCGCTTCGGTTGCTGCCTACGCTTGCTATTTCAAAATCCCCTGTTTTGTGTTTGTCCCCGAAAAAACAACGGACGCAAAGATTGCTCAAGCTACTATTTTTAACGCCAATATCATCCGAATTAAAGGCGATTTCAGCACTTGTGAAGCTCTCTGCCGAAAGTTTGCTAAATCAGGAAATTATTATTTAGCTGGCGATTATGTTTTTCGTGAGGAAGGCCAAAAATCATTTGCCTATGAACTGTTGGAGCAAGGAGCAGACGATTTTGATTACATCTTCGTCCCCGTAGGATGCGGAACTAACTTCGGAGCTATCTGGAAAGGATTCACGGAGCTCAAAGAATCGGGACAAATATCAGAACGTCCCAAGATGATTGCCATTCAGCCAGAACAGAGTTCTCCTGTTGTTGAAGGAATTTTCAAAAAAGTGAAAATCATTAAAAAACAGGTAAATACCATGGCACAGTCTGTGGCCGCCTCCGATCCAGTGGATTTCCATAAAGTACTGCTGGGAATTGAAGAATCTGATGGCTCAGCCTTTACCGTTTCGGAAGATGAAATCCTACAGTCTCTCAAAGAGATGGCCGTTGAGGAAGGTCATTTTACTGAGCCTGCCTGCGCCTTGCCACTGGCAGCCTTCAAAAACAATATGGATGCCTTTAAGGATAAAAAGTGCCTGTTTGTTCTCACCGGATCTGGCCTGAAAGATACGAAGGTTGTTGCCAAACATTCGCTTTCCTCTCCCGTACTTTCCCCTGATATCGATAAAGTTACCAACTACATTAAGTCGGGCTTCATTGAGATGCAGAAAGATTCCTGGGGTAAATCACGGGATACGTTTATGGCAAATCTTGAGATGGATGAAGACCATGAACAGTTGTATAACGACTACGTATCAAAAATCAATAAGAAGGGTAAAACATTAAGTAACAACGAGATTGAAGTACTTCAATCTCTCATCTTTAATGAAGATCTGGACTTAGATTACCCTGCCGAAGTGCTTGACTATAAACTTACGATGCGCAAGCACGGACTCGTACAAGCGGCCGTAAAACTTGACCTACAGGGAGAAGAAATTATCTCCGAAGCAAAAGGCGTTGGTCCCATTGATGCAATTTTATCAGCTATTCGTGCCGAAACGAATTCGGTGTTCCATTTAGAAGTCAAAAATCATGAGGTGGATATCCTAAGTCCTGATACGGATTCGCTGGTTGTTGTCACACTTACGCTGGCTAACAATGATCAGGAATGGGTCTCGAAGGGCGCTTCCCCAGATACTCTTGAAGCAGTCATCCAGGCATTTACCAAAGGATTAGCCATTGCTATGAAATCTACTGTGACTTAA
- a CDS encoding thioredoxin family protein → MSIAAEQVITDEIIDEAYTYEEYRNMIDELLEEDKTTGDNHSKAMIHYTKMNVQRMSRWDKRVDINDSLIDLLENMDAEWVWLVITEAWCGDAAQNIPAIVKMANETDKIDIRFILRDQNLDIMDEYLTNGGRSIPKLICLDAETLEEVGTWGPRPEVAQKKAMEWKEDESISKKEWAKKLHKWYAKNRNQELQKEFEQLISEWQQ, encoded by the coding sequence ATGAGTATAGCAGCAGAACAGGTTATTACTGACGAAATAATTGACGAGGCTTATACCTATGAGGAATATCGGAACATGATTGATGAGCTTTTGGAGGAGGATAAAACAACAGGCGATAACCACTCCAAAGCGATGATCCATTATACGAAGATGAATGTACAGCGCATGAGTCGCTGGGATAAACGGGTAGACATTAATGATTCTTTGATTGATCTGCTTGAGAATATGGATGCAGAGTGGGTTTGGCTGGTCATTACTGAAGCGTGGTGTGGCGATGCAGCCCAAAATATTCCTGCTATTGTAAAAATGGCTAATGAAACTGATAAGATTGATATCCGGTTCATTTTACGGGATCAGAACCTTGATATTATGGATGAGTATTTGACTAATGGTGGACGTTCTATCCCAAAGCTCATATGTCTGGATGCCGAAACGCTCGAAGAGGTTGGTACGTGGGGACCGCGTCCAGAGGTGGCCCAGAAGAAGGCGATGGAATGGAAAGAAGATGAAAGCATCAGCAAAAAAGAGTGGGCTAAGAAACTCCATAAATGGTACGCTAAAAACCGGAATCAGGAGCTGCAGAAAGAGTTTGAGCAGTTAATTTCAGAATGGCAGCAGTAA
- the thrA gene encoding bifunctional aspartate kinase/homoserine dehydrogenase I, which produces MRILKFGGSSVGTTAAIRQVADIISEKKKDHHVAVVVSAFEGVTDALEDAVAKASKGDDAYLQTLTDLEKRHNNTIKELVSIQNQSHTLAQFKMMFNELDDVLHGVSLTRELTDRTRDFVVGFGERFSAYIISQFLSDAGISADYLDARKIIETNRDFGSARVQFDETYKKIRDYFSEADPDSIQIVTGFVASTSSGESTTLGRGGSDYTASLISAALEAQTIELWTDIEGIMTADPGKVKRYFVIPHLSYEEAMELSHFGAQIIYPPALQPAMKENIPILIKNTFKPEEEGTRISNQSIPGESIIKGISSIDNITLLTVKGSGMIGVTGISARLFGALADAGVNIILITQASSEHTISLAVLPSQTKIAQNAIEKEFKYELRDDIIDNVKVEHDLSIVAVVSDNMRRKPGISGRVFQALGANGINVVAIAQGSSERNISIVVDRKNETKTLNTLHDAFFIANVKTVNLFLVGVGLIGGKLLDLIQKQAQKLLDDYHLELKLTGVSNSKKFLIDDEGISIDSWKKQMMSEGEAVDINHFIDQMSELNLSNSIFIDCTASDAIASSYSDVLESNISIVTANKKANSSSLATYEKLQRLAFKHNVAYLYETNVGAGLPVVATLKEQVLTGDDVIRIEGVLSGTLSYIFNTFDGSTSFSEVVRSAREKGFTEPDPREDLNGQDVGRKLLILTREAGMKLEFNNIDIQNLVPEGARDVNTVEEFFNILEEHDDEFAKLFKEAASDNKKLCYIARYEDEKATVQLEKIGPEHPFYGLDGSDNIVAFKTRHYQDSPIVVKGPGAGADVTASGIIADILRISNAPSFREEI; this is translated from the coding sequence ATGCGCATATTAAAATTCGGTGGTTCCTCTGTGGGAACGACCGCTGCTATAAGGCAGGTTGCAGATATCATTTCTGAAAAGAAAAAAGACCACCACGTGGCTGTGGTGGTTTCTGCTTTTGAAGGAGTTACTGATGCTTTAGAAGATGCGGTGGCAAAGGCTTCAAAAGGAGATGACGCATATCTTCAAACGTTAACTGATCTGGAGAAGCGCCACAACAATACCATCAAAGAGCTGGTCAGCATTCAAAATCAAAGTCATACGCTGGCGCAGTTCAAAATGATGTTTAACGAGCTTGACGATGTACTGCATGGGGTTTCGTTGACTCGTGAATTGACTGATCGCACTCGTGACTTTGTAGTAGGATTCGGAGAACGATTTTCAGCATACATCATTAGCCAGTTTTTATCTGATGCAGGAATTTCAGCTGACTATCTGGATGCCCGAAAAATTATTGAAACTAATCGTGATTTTGGCTCTGCAAGAGTACAGTTTGATGAAACCTACAAAAAGATTCGAGACTATTTTTCAGAGGCAGACCCTGATTCTATACAGATAGTTACCGGCTTTGTCGCTTCAACGTCGAGCGGGGAGTCTACAACTTTGGGACGTGGGGGATCGGATTATACTGCCTCGTTAATCAGTGCGGCACTCGAAGCCCAAACTATTGAGCTGTGGACTGATATTGAGGGCATTATGACCGCTGATCCTGGAAAGGTGAAACGCTATTTTGTAATCCCCCATCTTTCTTATGAAGAAGCGATGGAGCTTTCGCATTTTGGCGCGCAGATTATTTACCCGCCGGCATTACAACCGGCTATGAAGGAGAACATTCCTATCCTTATTAAAAATACGTTCAAACCCGAAGAGGAGGGGACACGCATCAGTAATCAGTCCATTCCGGGAGAATCGATAATAAAAGGTATTTCCTCGATCGATAATATTACACTGCTGACCGTTAAGGGGAGTGGTATGATTGGGGTTACCGGAATTTCGGCGCGTCTGTTTGGAGCGTTGGCTGATGCCGGGGTTAATATTATTTTGATTACCCAGGCTTCATCCGAACATACCATAAGTCTGGCAGTGCTTCCTTCACAGACAAAAATTGCCCAGAATGCGATTGAGAAGGAATTCAAATATGAGCTCCGGGATGATATTATTGATAACGTAAAGGTAGAGCACGACCTGTCAATTGTAGCGGTTGTCAGCGATAATATGCGTCGTAAGCCTGGTATCTCAGGACGCGTATTTCAGGCGTTGGGAGCAAATGGGATTAACGTAGTAGCCATTGCTCAGGGATCTTCGGAGCGCAATATCTCGATTGTAGTGGATCGCAAAAATGAGACCAAAACTCTGAATACGCTGCATGATGCCTTTTTTATTGCGAATGTAAAAACGGTTAACCTTTTTTTAGTAGGCGTTGGATTAATTGGTGGCAAGTTGTTGGATTTAATCCAGAAGCAGGCTCAAAAATTGCTGGATGACTACCATCTTGAATTAAAGTTGACGGGCGTATCCAACAGTAAAAAATTTCTCATTGATGATGAAGGAATCTCAATTGATAGTTGGAAAAAACAGATGATGTCAGAAGGTGAAGCGGTTGACATCAATCATTTTATTGATCAAATGTCTGAGCTTAATCTTTCGAACAGTATTTTTATTGATTGTACAGCCAGTGATGCAATTGCTTCTTCTTACTCGGATGTACTGGAGTCAAATATTTCGATCGTGACGGCGAATAAAAAGGCCAACTCCAGTTCCCTTGCCACTTACGAAAAGCTGCAGCGATTGGCCTTCAAACATAATGTAGCGTATCTCTATGAAACCAATGTGGGGGCAGGATTGCCGGTTGTGGCTACGCTCAAAGAGCAGGTGCTAACTGGTGATGATGTCATACGAATCGAAGGGGTACTTTCGGGTACACTTAGCTATATCTTTAATACGTTTGATGGCAGTACTTCTTTTAGTGAAGTGGTGCGATCGGCCCGTGAGAAAGGATTTACGGAACCAGATCCACGGGAAGACCTTAATGGGCAAGATGTGGGACGAAAGTTATTGATATTAACGCGTGAGGCAGGAATGAAGCTCGAATTTAATAATATTGATATCCAAAACTTGGTACCTGAAGGAGCGCGTGACGTTAATACTGTAGAAGAGTTTTTTAATATTCTTGAAGAACATGATGATGAATTTGCAAAACTCTTTAAAGAGGCTGCTTCGGATAATAAAAAGCTTTGTTATATAGCACGGTATGAAGATGAGAAAGCTACCGTACAGTTAGAAAAAATAGGCCCTGAACACCCCTTTTATGGACTTGACGGTAGTGACAATATCGTGGCATTTAAAACGCGGCATTATCAAGATAGTCCCATTGTTGTAAAAGGTCCGGGGGCAGGAGCAGATGTTACAGCGAGCGGCATCATTGCCGATATTCTTCGCATTAGTAATGCCCCTTCATTTAGGGAGGAGATTTGA